One part of the Streptomyces lienomycini genome encodes these proteins:
- a CDS encoding TetR/AcrR family transcriptional regulator, which produces MSSTIPAFPASAPEPGPVSLTERRKAETRMEIARAAARLFVGQGLRATRAEDIARAAGVAPRTFYRYFAAKEEAVAPLYALGAERWVRAVREAPAELAPPDALEHAVRHTLTPGAGVSAPSWEWARTLIHLAGSSPALRKVWAEVCHSTERGLVEALAARMAGGDDNVAARLAASPRLHFAAAVAGAAVRVAAEHWASSSQGARSPLEQALLNLAALRGFAWEDAPA; this is translated from the coding sequence CCCTGACCGAGCGGCGCAAGGCCGAGACCCGGATGGAGATCGCCCGGGCCGCGGCCCGCCTCTTCGTCGGCCAGGGCCTGCGGGCCACCCGGGCCGAGGACATCGCCAGGGCCGCCGGGGTCGCCCCGCGCACCTTCTACCGCTACTTCGCCGCCAAGGAAGAGGCGGTCGCCCCGCTCTACGCCCTGGGCGCCGAGCGCTGGGTACGGGCGGTGCGCGAGGCCCCGGCCGAGCTGGCCCCGCCCGACGCCCTGGAACACGCCGTGCGGCACACGCTGACCCCGGGCGCCGGTGTCTCGGCGCCGTCCTGGGAGTGGGCCCGCACCCTCATCCACCTGGCCGGGAGCAGCCCGGCGCTGCGCAAGGTGTGGGCCGAGGTCTGCCACTCCACGGAGCGTGGACTGGTCGAGGCGCTGGCCGCACGGATGGCCGGCGGCGACGACAACGTTGCCGCGCGACTGGCCGCCTCTCCCCGGCTGCACTTCGCGGCCGCCGTGGCGGGTGCGGCCGTGCGCGTCGCGGCCGAGCACTGGGCGTCGTCCTCCCAGGGGGCGCGCAGTCCCCTGGAGCAGGCGCTGCTGAACCTGGCGGCGCTGCGCGGGTTCGCCTGGGAGGACGCCCCCGCCTGA